A genomic segment from Chitinophaga flava encodes:
- a CDS encoding 5'-nucleotidase, lipoprotein e(P4) family, with protein MMMKRVWAGALLLGMLACKTTRPVQTSTTTQTTSATQLIPYGQAWAALWQQQSGEYKALCLQAYQLAAWRLDQYLAQPHNKPLAVVTDIDETVLDNSPYSVHQALEGKGYDEKSWMEWTAKAIADTVPGAPSFFKYAASKGVKVFYITNRLEAERTATLKNLQRYGFPDADDQHLLLKTAGSGKEPRRQQVLQQYDIVLLFGDNLSDFAERFDKKPYNERNAEALKSASSFGSRFIVLPNPMYGDWEGALYNFQYKLTPQQKDSVMKTRLKNY; from the coding sequence ATGATGATGAAAAGGGTATGGGCTGGCGCATTGCTACTGGGAATGCTGGCCTGCAAAACAACAAGGCCGGTACAAACATCCACAACAACACAAACAACATCTGCTACTCAACTGATACCTTACGGCCAGGCCTGGGCCGCTCTCTGGCAACAACAATCCGGCGAGTACAAGGCGCTCTGTCTGCAAGCCTATCAGCTGGCTGCCTGGCGCCTCGATCAATATCTGGCGCAGCCACATAATAAACCACTGGCCGTTGTTACAGATATCGATGAAACCGTGCTGGACAACAGTCCTTACTCTGTACACCAGGCCCTCGAAGGCAAAGGATATGACGAAAAAAGCTGGATGGAATGGACCGCCAAAGCGATCGCGGATACAGTGCCAGGTGCACCTTCCTTCTTTAAATATGCTGCCTCCAAAGGCGTAAAAGTATTTTATATTACCAACAGGCTGGAAGCAGAAAGGACTGCCACCCTTAAAAACCTGCAGCGTTACGGTTTCCCGGATGCCGACGATCAGCACCTGTTGCTGAAGACAGCCGGTTCAGGCAAGGAACCCCGCCGCCAGCAAGTGTTACAGCAGTACGATATTGTACTCCTGTTTGGAGATAACCTCAGCGACTTCGCTGAACGCTTTGATAAAAAACCTTACAACGAAAGAAATGCAGAAGCCCTCAAGTCCGCATCCAGCTTTGGAAGCCGCTTTATCGTGTTACCCAATCCGATGTATGGCGACTGGGAAGGCGCTTTGTACAACTTCCAGTACAAACTTACACCACAGCAAAAAGACAGCGTGATGAAAACGCGGTTGAAAAATTACTAA
- the dprA gene encoding DNA-processing protein DprA → MPQELMYQIALTRIPLIGDVIIRKLLETFGTAGNIFKAKKQELERIETVGSVRANAIRGFRDFDAVEKEMIFIEKYRIRPLFCTDPDYPQRLQYCYDGPVMLYYKGSASLNAGRIVSVVGTRRPSAYGKKICRQLTEELAAAQITLVSGLAYGIDILAHQTALQAGIPTIGVLAHGLDRIYPAAHKQTATAMIEQGGLLTDFMSGQLPDKQNFPKRNRIVAGLCDATIVVESGLQGGSLITADLATGYNRDVFCIPGQVDDPHAAGCNHLIKDNKAMLITGATDILKMMGWENSARRAVPLQRELFLQLSDNEQQILQLFQDKPQRHLEELYLHTGLSGSQVATAVFNLEMQSLLKSLPGQRYELVQ, encoded by the coding sequence ATGCCCCAGGAATTGATGTACCAGATTGCATTAACCCGTATTCCTTTAATTGGCGATGTGATTATCAGAAAGCTGCTGGAGACTTTCGGTACCGCCGGTAATATTTTCAAAGCTAAAAAACAGGAGCTGGAACGCATAGAAACTGTAGGCAGCGTAAGAGCCAATGCCATCCGCGGTTTCAGGGACTTTGATGCAGTAGAGAAAGAGATGATTTTTATAGAGAAATACCGGATACGACCCTTGTTCTGTACAGATCCTGATTATCCGCAGCGCCTGCAGTATTGTTATGACGGCCCTGTCATGCTATATTATAAAGGCAGCGCCTCTCTGAATGCGGGGCGTATCGTCAGTGTAGTGGGTACAAGACGGCCTTCAGCTTATGGTAAAAAAATATGCCGGCAACTGACAGAAGAGCTGGCGGCAGCACAGATAACGCTGGTGAGCGGTCTCGCCTATGGTATTGATATACTGGCCCATCAAACGGCTTTACAGGCGGGTATACCCACTATCGGGGTGCTGGCGCATGGACTGGATCGTATTTACCCGGCAGCCCATAAACAAACCGCTACCGCCATGATAGAACAAGGCGGACTGTTGACCGACTTTATGAGTGGACAACTACCCGACAAACAAAATTTCCCAAAGCGTAACCGAATTGTGGCAGGTCTCTGCGATGCTACTATTGTAGTAGAGAGCGGGCTTCAGGGTGGTTCACTGATTACGGCAGACCTCGCGACAGGCTACAACCGGGATGTATTCTGTATTCCGGGGCAGGTAGATGATCCGCATGCGGCGGGCTGTAATCATCTTATAAAAGATAATAAAGCCATGCTGATCACAGGAGCCACCGATATATTGAAGATGATGGGCTGGGAAAACAGCGCCAGGCGGGCTGTTCCGCTACAGCGGGAATTGTTTTTACAATTATCAGACAATGAACAACAGATACTGCAACTTTTTCAGGATAAGCCGCAACGGCACCTGGAAGAGCTGTACCTGCATACCGGCCTTTCGGGCAGCCAAGTGGCAACAGCAGTGTTTAACCTGGAAATGCAAAGTTTACTCAAAAGCTTACCGGGACAGCGTTACGAGCTGGTACAATGA
- the guaB gene encoding IMP dehydrogenase has translation MPAGKSKPKFVADGLTFDDVLLVPAYSEIHPKDVNISTQLTKTIRLNMPMVSAAMDTVTEANLAIALAREGGIGILHKNMSIERQAEMVRRVKRSESGLIMDPVTLKPDATIGQALKLMKENGIGGIPIIDDSNKLVGILTNRDLRFEKNKKRLVSEVMTSEKLITAPEGTDLKKAEKILQQYKIEKLPVVNKQGKLVGLITYRDILQLTSYPNAVKDEFGRLLVGAALGITPDVLDRAQALINVGVDVVCLDSSHGHSIAVINTLKKLKKTFPKLQVIAGNVATAEGALALAQAGADAVKVGVGPGSICTTRIVTGAGFPQLSAILDAAEALKKMGIPVIADGGIRYTGDMVKALAAGATCIMAGSIFAGVEESPGETIIYEGRKFKSYRGMGSIEAMQEGSKDRYFQDEDDIKKLVPEGIVGRVPYKGYLSEVIQQFVGGLRAGMGLTGSKDVKTLQGAQFVKITAATVKENHPHDVVITKEAPNYSR, from the coding sequence ATGCCTGCGGGAAAATCTAAACCCAAATTTGTAGCTGACGGACTTACATTTGACGATGTTCTCCTTGTGCCGGCCTACAGCGAAATACATCCGAAAGACGTAAATATCTCAACGCAACTGACAAAAACCATCCGCCTGAACATGCCAATGGTATCAGCCGCTATGGACACTGTTACAGAGGCCAATCTGGCTATTGCGCTGGCGAGAGAAGGCGGTATAGGTATTCTCCACAAAAACATGAGCATTGAAAGGCAAGCCGAAATGGTAAGAAGGGTGAAGCGTAGTGAAAGCGGTCTGATCATGGACCCTGTTACGCTGAAGCCAGACGCTACCATCGGACAAGCGCTGAAACTCATGAAAGAAAACGGCATTGGTGGTATTCCTATTATCGACGACAGCAACAAGCTGGTTGGTATTCTCACCAACAGAGATCTTCGTTTTGAGAAAAACAAGAAACGCCTCGTTTCTGAAGTGATGACCAGCGAAAAGCTGATCACTGCACCGGAAGGTACCGACCTTAAGAAAGCGGAGAAAATCCTCCAGCAATATAAAATTGAGAAGCTGCCGGTTGTTAACAAACAGGGCAAACTGGTAGGATTGATCACTTACCGTGATATTCTTCAGCTGACCAGCTATCCTAACGCTGTTAAAGATGAGTTTGGCCGTTTGCTGGTAGGTGCTGCACTGGGTATCACTCCTGATGTGCTGGACCGTGCTCAGGCACTCATCAATGTAGGTGTTGACGTAGTTTGTCTGGACAGCTCTCATGGTCACTCTATCGCGGTGATCAATACACTGAAAAAATTAAAGAAAACCTTCCCTAAACTGCAGGTGATCGCCGGTAACGTAGCTACCGCCGAAGGTGCACTGGCACTGGCACAGGCAGGCGCCGACGCTGTTAAAGTAGGTGTAGGGCCAGGTTCTATCTGTACTACCCGTATCGTAACCGGTGCTGGTTTCCCTCAGCTGTCTGCTATTCTGGATGCAGCTGAAGCACTGAAAAAAATGGGTATTCCTGTCATTGCAGATGGTGGTATCCGTTACACCGGTGACATGGTAAAAGCACTGGCTGCCGGCGCAACTTGTATCATGGCTGGTTCTATCTTCGCTGGTGTGGAAGAAAGCCCCGGAGAGACCATCATCTACGAAGGCCGTAAATTTAAATCCTACCGTGGTATGGGCTCTATCGAAGCCATGCAGGAAGGTAGTAAAGACCGTTACTTCCAGGATGAAGATGATATCAAAAAGCTGGTACCGGAAGGTATCGTAGGACGTGTACCTTACAAAGGTTACCTGTCTGAAGTGATCCAGCAATTTGTAGGTGGCTTGCGTGCAGGTATGGGCCTCACCGGTTCCAAAGACGTGAAAACTTTGCAAGGAGCGCAGTTCGTGAAAATCACCGCTGCCACTGTGAAAGAAAACCACCCACACGATGTAGTGATCACCAAAGAAGCTCCTAACTACAGCAGATAG
- a CDS encoding SusD/RagB family nutrient-binding outer membrane lipoprotein has protein sequence MKRLYIATIFLSTVLLGSGCKKYLDVNDDPNHPMQVSEKLILSPVEVTTSTSVVGGFNGTNAAYWMQQLSLNQPSPDEETYRIFPVDVDNTWTFYIYPNILNNLRLMMQQAKAAGHNEYMAIGKTLYAYNLAIATDLWNNVPYSEAMKLPAISNPKYDSQESVYQQLQIMLDSAIYYASQPKSAVAPGSDDYIYQGSMNKWKKLAYMLKARYYLRLTKAPGRTASLQADSALTAIANAFADNSDNAAMTYPGTAQAESPWFKNTEPGAGGVVMSKTFIDFLQGNSDPRLPIIATKDADGGYSGRVPGSTPLPDPTVLSLVNSFYADAASPLYLATYSEALFIKAEATFIKSGATAATPVFQAAIQAHMDMLKVAPAAAQAYINSRPVLTAANALQQIIYEKYVANFLSIETYNDWRRTGFPQLQLPQNAFVNYIPRRWPYPSNEVLANPQPDQSATSADRVWWDTK, from the coding sequence ATGAAAAGATTATATATAGCCACCATATTTTTAAGCACGGTGCTATTGGGTAGCGGCTGTAAAAAATACCTGGACGTCAACGATGATCCCAACCATCCGATGCAGGTATCGGAAAAATTGATCCTGTCTCCCGTAGAGGTCACCACCTCTACATCGGTAGTAGGCGGATTCAATGGAACCAATGCTGCTTACTGGATGCAGCAGTTGTCTCTCAATCAGCCTTCGCCGGATGAAGAAACTTATCGCATTTTTCCGGTGGATGTGGACAATACCTGGACTTTTTACATTTATCCCAATATCCTCAACAACCTGCGGTTGATGATGCAACAGGCGAAAGCCGCCGGCCACAATGAATACATGGCCATCGGTAAAACACTGTATGCCTACAACCTGGCTATTGCTACCGACTTATGGAATAATGTGCCATACAGCGAAGCGATGAAGCTGCCTGCCATCTCCAATCCTAAATATGACAGCCAGGAGTCTGTTTATCAGCAGCTGCAGATCATGCTGGACAGCGCTATTTATTATGCCAGCCAGCCTAAAAGTGCGGTGGCTCCTGGTTCAGATGATTATATCTATCAGGGCAGTATGAACAAATGGAAAAAACTGGCCTACATGCTGAAAGCCCGCTACTATCTGCGACTCACCAAAGCACCTGGTCGCACTGCTTCTCTGCAGGCCGACAGTGCTTTAACAGCCATTGCCAACGCATTTGCAGATAACAGCGACAACGCAGCTATGACGTATCCCGGTACTGCACAGGCAGAAAGCCCCTGGTTTAAGAATACAGAACCCGGCGCTGGTGGCGTAGTAATGTCTAAAACTTTCATAGACTTCCTGCAGGGCAACAGCGATCCCAGGCTACCCATCATCGCTACAAAAGATGCTGATGGCGGTTATAGCGGCCGTGTTCCTGGTTCCACTCCGCTTCCTGACCCGACTGTTTTATCACTGGTAAATTCTTTCTATGCAGACGCTGCTTCTCCGCTGTATCTCGCTACTTACAGTGAAGCACTGTTTATCAAGGCAGAAGCTACTTTCATTAAATCCGGTGCCACTGCTGCCACACCTGTTTTCCAGGCCGCGATCCAGGCACATATGGATATGCTGAAAGTCGCTCCGGCTGCTGCACAGGCTTATATCAACAGCAGGCCGGTACTCACCGCAGCTAACGCATTGCAACAGATTATTTATGAAAAATATGTGGCCAACTTCCTGTCTATTGAAACCTACAATGACTGGAGACGTACCGGTTTCCCGCAGTTACAGTTGCCACAGAATGCGTTCGTAAACTACATCCCCAGAAGATGGCCTTATCCTTCCAATGAAGTACTGGCCAATCCTCAGCCCGATCAGAGCGCTACCAGCGCAGATCGCGTATGGTGGGACACTAAGTAA
- a CDS encoding SusC/RagA family TonB-linked outer membrane protein, whose translation MKKGLILWLFVAFSMLHAYAQTRTITGKVTDARDGTTLPGVNIVIKGSSKGTVSGADGAFKLEAPSGATLLFSFVGYANQTVTTDASGTPLVIKLQGSNQSLNELVVTALGIKRDKRTLTYATQEVKGASIVEAKQNNLVNALSGKVAGVQITNSSGMPGSSARIVIRGNSSLTGENQALMVIDGIPMDNQEAGNPDGSLSGGGTSNRAADIDPNIIESINVLKGAAATALYGSAAAKGAVIITTKNGMGAKSGRPTVSVSSSYSFENPILPQFQDKYAQGTGGKYVDGNNGKQGSASWGPLMDTLKVNGVPVPKRNNQKDFFKTGHTKDNNVSVSGYTDRSNYLVSYSYIKTDGTMPNTDYSRHSLFAKYSVELTKNLRLTTQFNYINSDNHRLLEGNSLASPLWTVYAAPISWNPFPTTKPDGSQQVYRAARNNPYWLVDNTGLRDRTNRIIPVINLSYSPLSWLTITERFGADMYVNNTDYHENMGIIGSKSVDGRLYKRDIQYQQFNHDLIVQARKTFGDWTTDVIVGNNILSNYNNNNYVEGVGLSVPGLYNISNTSNVSSSYYLYKSRKVGFYAQANVEWKKMLTLAMTGRYDGTSVLSKDKQFYPYGSISGGFIFTEPLGLASSKIFNFGKLRLSYSAVGNDNVGPYSLTTPYVKASVGNVNFPFGGQNGYLQSTTYAYPLKNESVKEFEIGLETKFFQNRAGLEVSYFDKKSLDLLTTSPISGSTGYSSASLNAGDMRNKGVEVVLNITPIKTKNMTWDIGVNYTKINNSVTRLAPGLNSIFLAGFTTPGIYAFAGQPYGVIMGSHFKRNDAGQLLLGDDGYPQLADNTAPIGYVTPKWLGGITSTFTWKALTFSFVLDHKHGGDILNLDNHYLLFYGTPKVTENRGTTTIFPGIIESTGKQNTTPVALTQDYYTNLYSSVDESSIEDGSFLKLRQVSLAYNFGAFLKGTPFKSLALNVTGTNFILHKNYTGSDPEVSLNGSGNGQGFANFMAPSNHTIIIGLKATF comes from the coding sequence ATGAAGAAAGGATTAATCCTTTGGCTGTTCGTGGCCTTCAGTATGCTACATGCTTATGCCCAAACACGAACTATTACAGGTAAAGTAACCGACGCCAGAGATGGTACGACTTTACCAGGGGTGAACATTGTTATCAAAGGTTCTTCCAAAGGAACTGTATCCGGGGCCGACGGCGCCTTTAAGCTGGAAGCACCATCAGGAGCCACACTCCTGTTCTCCTTTGTAGGATATGCCAACCAGACAGTCACCACAGATGCCAGCGGTACCCCGCTTGTTATTAAGTTACAGGGAAGCAACCAGTCTCTCAACGAACTGGTGGTAACTGCATTGGGTATTAAAAGAGATAAACGTACACTCACCTATGCCACCCAGGAAGTGAAAGGTGCCTCCATCGTGGAAGCCAAACAAAACAACCTGGTCAATGCATTGTCCGGTAAAGTCGCCGGTGTACAAATCACCAACTCCAGCGGTATGCCCGGCAGCTCCGCCAGGATCGTGATCCGCGGCAACAGCTCTCTCACCGGCGAAAATCAGGCGCTCATGGTCATCGATGGTATCCCCATGGACAACCAGGAAGCCGGCAACCCGGATGGCTCCCTCAGTGGTGGCGGTACTTCCAACCGTGCTGCTGACATCGACCCTAACATCATTGAAAGCATCAACGTATTGAAAGGTGCTGCTGCTACCGCCCTCTACGGATCTGCCGCTGCCAAAGGTGCTGTGATCATCACCACCAAAAACGGTATGGGCGCCAAATCCGGCAGACCTACCGTGTCAGTAAGCTCCAGCTACTCCTTCGAAAACCCCATCCTGCCTCAGTTTCAGGATAAATATGCACAAGGTACCGGTGGTAAATATGTAGACGGTAATAATGGTAAACAAGGCTCTGCCTCCTGGGGACCACTCATGGATACGCTGAAAGTAAACGGTGTGCCCGTTCCCAAGAGAAACAACCAGAAAGACTTCTTCAAAACAGGACATACAAAAGACAACAACGTGTCTGTCAGCGGTTATACAGATCGGTCCAATTACCTGGTGTCTTATTCTTATATAAAGACTGATGGTACTATGCCTAACACCGATTATTCCCGCCATTCCCTGTTTGCCAAATACAGTGTGGAACTCACTAAAAATCTGCGTCTCACTACTCAGTTCAACTATATCAACTCAGACAACCACCGCCTCCTGGAAGGTAACAGCCTCGCCAGTCCGCTGTGGACGGTATACGCTGCGCCCATCTCCTGGAATCCTTTCCCTACTACCAAACCAGATGGAAGTCAGCAGGTATACCGCGCTGCCCGTAACAACCCTTACTGGCTCGTAGACAATACCGGACTGCGCGATCGTACCAACCGTATCATTCCGGTGATCAACCTGTCTTATTCTCCGCTCTCCTGGCTCACCATCACCGAAAGATTCGGTGCCGATATGTATGTAAACAATACCGATTATCATGAAAATATGGGTATCATCGGCTCTAAATCCGTAGATGGCAGACTGTATAAAAGAGACATACAATACCAGCAGTTCAACCATGATCTGATCGTACAAGCCAGAAAAACCTTTGGTGACTGGACCACAGACGTGATCGTAGGTAATAACATCCTCTCCAACTACAACAACAATAACTATGTAGAAGGTGTGGGATTGTCTGTTCCCGGCTTATATAATATCTCCAATACGAGCAATGTCAGTTCTTCCTACTATCTCTATAAAAGCAGAAAAGTAGGTTTTTATGCACAGGCTAACGTGGAGTGGAAAAAAATGCTGACACTGGCCATGACCGGTCGTTACGACGGAACTTCCGTATTGTCTAAAGATAAACAGTTCTATCCCTACGGATCTATAAGCGGTGGCTTTATCTTCACAGAACCACTGGGCCTTGCTTCCAGCAAAATATTCAACTTCGGTAAATTGAGACTGTCTTATTCTGCAGTAGGTAACGACAACGTGGGTCCTTACTCGCTGACCACCCCATATGTGAAAGCTTCTGTAGGTAATGTCAATTTCCCCTTTGGTGGACAAAATGGTTATCTGCAGTCAACTACCTATGCTTATCCGCTCAAAAACGAAAGTGTGAAAGAGTTTGAAATTGGTCTGGAAACCAAATTCTTCCAGAACAGGGCCGGCCTCGAAGTGAGCTACTTCGATAAAAAGAGTCTGGACCTGCTCACTACTTCCCCGATTTCCGGCTCTACCGGCTACTCTTCAGCCAGCCTCAATGCCGGCGATATGCGTAACAAAGGTGTGGAAGTAGTGCTGAACATCACACCGATAAAAACCAAAAACATGACATGGGATATCGGTGTCAACTATACGAAAATCAATAACAGTGTTACCCGTCTGGCACCTGGTCTGAACAGCATTTTCCTGGCCGGTTTCACTACACCAGGTATCTATGCTTTTGCCGGACAGCCTTATGGTGTGATCATGGGTTCTCACTTCAAACGTAATGATGCCGGTCAGCTGCTGCTGGGCGACGATGGTTATCCGCAACTGGCTGATAATACCGCTCCTATCGGTTATGTAACACCCAAATGGCTGGGCGGTATCACCAGTACCTTCACCTGGAAAGCACTGACTTTCTCCTTTGTGCTGGACCACAAACATGGTGGAGATATCCTCAACCTCGACAACCACTACCTGCTTTTCTATGGTACACCTAAGGTTACCGAAAACCGTGGTACTACCACTATATTCCCTGGTATCATAGAAAGTACCGGAAAACAGAATACTACTCCGGTTGCGCTGACACAGGACTATTACACCAATCTTTATTCTTCTGTGGATGAAAGCTCCATCGAAGACGGCTCTTTCCTGAAATTAAGACAGGTATCCCTGGCCTATAATTTCGGTGCATTCCTGAAAGGCACACCTTTTAAATCACTGGCGCTGAATGTTACCGGCACCAACTTCATCCTGCATAAAAACTATACGGGTTCAGATCCTGAAGTAAGTCTTAATGGTAGTGGTAACGGACAAGGTTTTGCCAACTTTATGGCGCCATCCAACCATACCATAATCATCGGTTTAAAAGCAACCTTTTAG
- the lnt gene encoding apolipoprotein N-acyltransferase — MHSLSSLLFRLYQIMKLSAFFLSIFAALLLWLAWPTMPFTPLVFIGFTPLLYLTEKIHHRGKYFGWIFFSLLIWNVATTWWVGNTPVPASGVFANSFNALLMSIPWLAYKSSRRRLPETMAYFALIVYWLTFEWVHQTWELSWPWLVLGNAFAMRPGWVQWYEITGASGGTLWVLLTNITIYQVWKRARIYDLSWAQLLRREIWKPAMVIAAPLLLSAFIHPAPDPARKTGVVIVQPNINPYDEKFSASSAIEQLHKFIRLSEEKADSDTRYFIWPETALFPGGAWEHQLNYQPEVQAIRQMLQRYPKARVVTGAVTMKQYRSTDEIPATARMMEDGTYWEPFNAALQIDTSQSIQIYHKYELVPGVELVPYVRYISFMKTLALDFGGITGSYGRTPGATMLTSPADSINIFPTICYESVFSDYVAGGVKPGANLLAIITNDGWWGNTEGHRQHLQYARLRAIETRRWVLRSANTGTSAVIDPAGNVSQPQPYWQEAVIKATVTPRQDITFYVRNGDLVSKGAVIFCILLLVHAFISRFIPGLRHAENNQ; from the coding sequence GTGCATTCCTTATCTTCGCTGCTGTTTCGTTTATACCAGATCATGAAATTATCTGCTTTTTTTCTCAGCATATTCGCCGCCCTGCTACTGTGGCTGGCCTGGCCCACCATGCCATTCACACCGCTGGTTTTTATCGGCTTTACTCCGTTGTTGTATCTCACCGAGAAAATACACCACCGCGGGAAATATTTCGGGTGGATCTTTTTTTCGTTACTGATATGGAACGTGGCTACTACCTGGTGGGTGGGTAACACACCAGTGCCTGCCAGCGGCGTATTTGCCAACAGCTTTAATGCACTCCTGATGAGCATTCCCTGGCTGGCCTATAAAAGCAGCCGCAGGCGCCTGCCCGAAACCATGGCTTATTTTGCGCTGATCGTATACTGGCTGACATTTGAATGGGTACACCAGACCTGGGAACTGAGCTGGCCCTGGCTGGTACTGGGCAACGCCTTTGCCATGCGGCCAGGATGGGTACAATGGTATGAAATCACCGGCGCCAGCGGCGGCACCCTGTGGGTACTGCTCACCAACATCACCATTTATCAGGTGTGGAAACGGGCACGCATATACGATCTCAGTTGGGCACAGCTGCTGCGCCGGGAAATATGGAAGCCTGCAATGGTAATAGCAGCTCCGCTGCTACTGTCAGCCTTCATCCATCCCGCCCCTGACCCCGCCCGCAAAACAGGCGTGGTGATCGTACAACCCAACATCAATCCTTACGATGAAAAATTCAGCGCCAGTTCTGCCATAGAACAACTGCATAAATTTATCCGCCTCTCCGAAGAAAAAGCGGATAGTGATACCCGTTATTTCATATGGCCGGAAACAGCGCTCTTCCCTGGCGGCGCCTGGGAGCATCAGCTCAACTATCAGCCGGAAGTTCAGGCTATCCGGCAGATGCTGCAACGTTATCCCAAAGCCAGGGTGGTAACCGGTGCCGTGACCATGAAACAATACCGCAGCACAGACGAGATACCCGCCACCGCCCGCATGATGGAAGACGGTACCTACTGGGAACCGTTTAATGCAGCCCTGCAGATAGACACTTCACAAAGCATACAGATCTATCATAAATATGAACTGGTGCCCGGTGTGGAACTCGTTCCCTATGTCCGGTATATCTCCTTTATGAAAACGCTGGCACTCGACTTCGGCGGTATTACCGGCAGCTATGGCCGTACACCAGGAGCAACGATGCTGACCAGCCCTGCAGACAGCATCAACATATTCCCCACTATCTGCTATGAATCCGTTTTCAGCGATTACGTGGCCGGTGGTGTAAAACCAGGTGCCAACCTGTTGGCTATCATTACCAATGATGGGTGGTGGGGCAATACCGAAGGACACCGGCAACACCTGCAATATGCCCGCCTCCGCGCTATCGAAACCAGACGCTGGGTACTGAGAAGCGCCAATACCGGCACCTCTGCAGTGATAGATCCTGCCGGCAATGTGTCCCAACCTCAGCCCTACTGGCAGGAAGCAGTTATCAAAGCAACTGTAACACCCAGACAGGATATTACGTTCTATGTAAGAAATGGAGATCTTGTGTCTAAAGGAGCGGTAATATTTTGTATCTTGTTGCTCGTACATGCTTTTATTTCACGATTTATTCCCGGCTTAAGACATGCGGAAAACAATCAATAA
- a CDS encoding alpha/beta fold hydrolase: protein MRKTINNGTHQYDDQGQGPVIVLIHGFSENGSLWEIQQAYLKDRFRIITPELPGTSEVPLTDPLTMESMADYVYAILLAESIDKAIIIGHSMGGYVALALTEKYPQLVQGLGLFHSTATADSEEKKEVRRKSIKLIQEYGAETFVRQTLPNMFSPTFKAVQPARVEAYVQMGMQCPQQSMIAYYEAMMQRPDRTVILKDATMPVLFIIGKDDNAVPADIILPQITLPRVSSIHIFDEVGHMGMWEVFEAANVILHQFADFCQL, encoded by the coding sequence ATGCGGAAAACAATCAATAACGGAACCCATCAGTACGACGATCAGGGACAAGGCCCGGTAATAGTGCTCATTCACGGCTTTTCTGAAAATGGTAGTTTATGGGAAATACAACAAGCCTATCTCAAAGACCGTTTCCGGATTATTACCCCTGAGCTCCCCGGCACTAGTGAGGTTCCGCTGACTGATCCGTTGACAATGGAATCAATGGCAGACTACGTTTATGCCATCCTGTTAGCTGAAAGCATAGACAAAGCTATTATCATAGGACACTCCATGGGTGGATATGTGGCGCTCGCCCTCACCGAGAAATATCCGCAGCTGGTACAAGGACTGGGACTGTTCCATTCCACCGCCACTGCCGATAGTGAAGAGAAAAAAGAAGTACGCCGCAAGTCTATCAAACTCATACAGGAATATGGTGCTGAAACCTTTGTGCGGCAAACATTGCCCAATATGTTCAGCCCCACTTTTAAAGCCGTTCAGCCAGCCCGTGTAGAAGCTTATGTGCAGATGGGTATGCAATGCCCCCAGCAATCCATGATAGCCTATTATGAGGCCATGATGCAAAGGCCTGACCGGACAGTCATTCTGAAAGATGCAACAATGCCCGTACTGTTTATCATCGGAAAAGATGATAACGCCGTACCGGCAGATATTATATTACCGCAGATTACGCTGCCTCGCGTAAGCAGTATTCATATTTTTGATGAAGTGGGACATATGGGCATGTGGGAAGTATTTGAAGCTGCTAATGTGATCCTGCATCAGTTTGCGGATTTCTGTCAGCTTTGA